One segment of Anatilimnocola aggregata DNA contains the following:
- a CDS encoding metallophosphoesterase family protein — protein MKIGILSDTHNEFARARRAAELLQAHGAEVLIHCGDISEPELIPCIAIMPCYFTFGNHDADMVPHLERAIAAAQGISLGWGAEIELDGKRIAVAHGHTHIDVRRLLATKPDYLLSGHLHFPVVRQQDGVRRICPGALHRADEYTVAILDPVTGELQFIRVRD, from the coding sequence GTGAAAATCGGCATCCTTTCAGACACGCACAACGAGTTTGCGCGAGCGCGGCGGGCGGCAGAGTTGTTGCAAGCTCACGGCGCGGAGGTGTTGATTCACTGCGGCGATATTTCCGAGCCCGAGTTGATTCCGTGCATCGCGATCATGCCGTGCTATTTCACGTTTGGCAATCACGACGCCGATATGGTGCCCCATTTAGAGCGGGCAATCGCCGCGGCACAAGGCATCTCGTTGGGCTGGGGTGCTGAAATCGAACTGGATGGCAAACGGATCGCTGTCGCGCACGGTCATACCCACATCGACGTGCGCCGCCTCCTTGCCACAAAGCCCGACTATCTCCTCTCGGGCCATCTCCACTTTCCAGTCGTTCGGCAACAAGATGGTGTTCGCCGGATTTGTCCCGGCGCATTGCATCGCGCGGATGAATACACGGTCGCGATCTTGGATCCCGTGACGGGAGAGTTGCAATTCATTAGGGTTCGTGACTAG
- a CDS encoding NAD(P)/FAD-dependent oxidoreductase — MSNSFFARLRRRYHGRPTQEERRRFLQATLASTAGLFLSERFANQSRAAQAVGAKRVVVIGAGYSGLACAHELHAAGYKVTVVEARDRLGGRVLTFKDMVDKKWCEGGGELIGENHPTWVRYAKQFELELIEMTDDETLAYPVHLMGKLRSEEEVEKIYEEMEAAFTSLNEAADKIDADEPWKSPDAIALDKQNLADWIKGLEVSDLSRLAIDIQLASDNAVDNAQASKLGMLTAIKGGGGQDYWDKSETHRCQGGNQQLALRLAEMVGADRIRLKLPVENVALKEDRAIVTCADGRTIECDDVVLAAPPSTWDRITFSPELPSNIRTQMGIACKHLSVVKSRFWLETKHSQYSLADGDVSQTWEGTDNQPDPPPGEVFVAFSGANQARRSLAREGDAREAAYKAELTKIYPAYPENVTSTRMMAWPKDQWTKAGYSFPAPGQVTAIGPTYYKGLGRLHFAGEHTCYKFVGYMEGGLNSGASLARRLAKRDGVG; from the coding sequence ATGTCCAACTCTTTCTTTGCTCGTCTCCGTCGCCGCTATCATGGTCGTCCTACTCAGGAAGAGCGTCGCCGCTTTTTGCAAGCCACGCTCGCCTCCACCGCGGGTCTCTTCCTTAGTGAGCGCTTTGCGAATCAATCGCGCGCTGCTCAAGCAGTGGGTGCCAAGCGAGTGGTGGTGATCGGCGCTGGTTATTCTGGGCTGGCCTGCGCGCACGAACTGCATGCTGCGGGTTACAAGGTGACTGTTGTCGAAGCGCGCGATCGTCTCGGCGGCCGCGTCCTGACGTTCAAAGACATGGTCGACAAGAAGTGGTGCGAAGGGGGCGGCGAACTGATTGGCGAGAATCATCCGACGTGGGTCCGCTATGCCAAGCAGTTCGAACTCGAACTGATCGAAATGACCGACGACGAAACGCTCGCTTATCCCGTCCACCTGATGGGCAAGCTTCGCAGCGAAGAAGAGGTCGAAAAAATCTACGAAGAAATGGAAGCTGCGTTTACTTCGCTCAATGAAGCGGCCGACAAGATCGATGCCGACGAGCCCTGGAAGAGTCCCGACGCGATCGCGCTCGATAAGCAGAATCTGGCCGACTGGATCAAGGGGCTCGAAGTCTCGGATCTGTCGCGCTTAGCCATCGATATTCAACTTGCTTCCGACAACGCCGTCGACAATGCTCAGGCCAGCAAGCTAGGCATGCTCACGGCCATCAAGGGTGGCGGCGGGCAAGACTATTGGGATAAGAGCGAAACGCACCGCTGCCAAGGTGGTAATCAACAGCTGGCACTGCGCCTGGCCGAAATGGTCGGTGCCGATCGGATTCGTCTCAAGCTGCCGGTCGAAAACGTGGCCTTGAAAGAAGACCGCGCGATCGTCACCTGCGCCGATGGCCGCACCATCGAGTGCGACGATGTCGTGCTCGCCGCGCCGCCGTCGACCTGGGACCGCATCACCTTTTCGCCCGAACTGCCCAGCAACATCCGCACGCAAATGGGGATCGCCTGCAAACACCTCTCGGTTGTGAAGAGTCGCTTCTGGCTCGAAACGAAGCATTCGCAGTACTCGCTGGCCGATGGCGACGTGAGCCAAACCTGGGAGGGAACCGACAACCAGCCCGACCCACCGCCGGGAGAAGTGTTCGTCGCCTTCTCGGGCGCCAATCAAGCCCGCCGCTCGCTGGCCCGCGAAGGGGATGCGCGCGAGGCCGCTTACAAAGCGGAACTGACCAAGATCTATCCCGCTTATCCCGAGAACGTCACCTCGACGCGCATGATGGCCTGGCCCAAAGACCAATGGACCAAAGCGGGCTACTCGTTCCCCGCTCCTGGCCAGGTCACCGCCATCGGCCCCACCTACTACAAAGGGCTGGGCCGACTGCACTTCGCTGGCGAACACACCTGCTACAAATTCGTCGGCTACATGGAAGGTGGCCTCAACAGCGGCGCTTCCCTCGCCCGGCGCTTGGCCAAGCGCGATGGCGTGGGGTAG
- a CDS encoding glycosyltransferase, producing MTIRILQIIPTLVRGGAEKQLALLATGLPRDRFDVHVCVLTHTGPLEEKLREAEIPLSFIDKRWKIDPFAYWRLRKEIKRLQPDIVQTWLFAANAYGRQAAISCDIKHILASERCVDPWKGKVQLSIDRVLAKRTERIITNSTGVQEFYAEQGLPIEKFVVIPNGIRPFTPTATMPREALLAQLKLPPETRLIGAIGRLWPQKRVKDLIWATDLLQCIRDDVHMLVIGDGPQRWRLERYARQANVVNKVHFLGERNDVPQLLPHLDLLWLASGYEGQSNAILEGMSAGLPIVASDIPGNRDLVVHEETGFLVDVGDRGTFAQRAQQLLEDRDLAHKLGAAGRQRVLDQFSVEQMVGRHAALYEQIVD from the coding sequence GTGACTATTCGCATCCTGCAGATCATTCCCACGCTTGTCCGCGGCGGCGCCGAGAAGCAACTGGCCCTGCTGGCCACTGGCTTGCCGCGCGATCGCTTTGACGTACACGTGTGCGTGTTGACACACACCGGCCCACTGGAAGAGAAACTGCGCGAGGCTGAGATCCCCCTCTCGTTCATCGATAAGCGCTGGAAGATTGACCCGTTCGCCTATTGGCGGCTGCGGAAAGAGATCAAACGCCTCCAACCCGATATTGTGCAGACCTGGCTCTTTGCCGCGAATGCCTACGGTCGGCAAGCGGCCATCTCGTGCGACATCAAGCACATTCTCGCCAGCGAGCGGTGCGTCGATCCGTGGAAGGGCAAAGTGCAACTCTCCATCGATCGCGTTCTGGCCAAGCGAACCGAGCGGATCATTACCAATAGCACCGGCGTGCAGGAGTTCTACGCCGAGCAGGGTCTGCCGATCGAGAAGTTCGTCGTCATTCCCAATGGCATTCGTCCGTTCACTCCCACCGCGACAATGCCGCGCGAAGCATTGTTAGCGCAACTCAAACTACCGCCCGAGACCCGGCTGATCGGCGCGATTGGTCGGCTGTGGCCGCAAAAGCGCGTGAAAGATTTGATCTGGGCCACCGACTTGCTGCAATGTATTCGCGACGACGTTCACATGCTGGTGATCGGCGATGGTCCGCAGCGGTGGCGACTCGAACGCTACGCGCGGCAAGCGAATGTTGTGAACAAAGTTCATTTTCTCGGCGAGCGGAATGACGTGCCGCAACTGCTGCCGCATCTCGACTTGCTCTGGCTGGCCAGCGGATACGAGGGACAGTCGAACGCCATTCTGGAAGGGATGAGCGCCGGCTTGCCAATTGTCGCCAGCGATATTCCCGGCAATCGCGACCTGGTCGTACACGAAGAAACGGGCTTTTTGGTCGATGTTGGCGACCGTGGCACTTTCGCCCAGCGTGCGCAGCAATTACTCGAAGATCGCGACCTCGCCCACAAGCTGGGCGCAGCGGGCCGCCAGCGCGTGCTCGACCAGTTCTCCGTAGAACAGATGGTCGGCCGTCACGCCGCGCTCTACGAGCAAATTGTCGACTGA
- a CDS encoding TlpA family protein disulfide reductase, which translates to MVIRSSLLARFLSVAVSLGLFGAGLVMTGCNTDDAPVTAKNSKFKVSDDSGEKGGMPPATPPQGAVPEQPAAPITQPPLTPPGEGTPPVGQPPTTPPALPANGVAEDKDGSLTLSGEAAQLVEAINQLKSTEPPGNTQEEQLANLVKSQQIIVELSRRLLTLNKHPKLDQFALSEATQALVALAELRDPSAPTRMTLFAEELSKHPNAEMARTGRLMLFNTDMIAKLQANEKVDTAVVLKGIEDLLEKDGGDQQVFMVSTRVCQFLSERGESDAAAKGMRMIAASYQDNEMKELSDAAKSLLDSANVTELNVPSMLNDVYDKKEGAEDQLLAKLQGLFKDKNPNPIFIAPVLDVIMRFELLGKSALVEKMYAMLETAYSGHENDEVTKQLAEIITGGRKRYALVGQPFAADAVTVEGKKFDLADYKGKVLLVNLWGTFSPPSMEEMPVLRKLHEDLRAQGLEVIGLDLDVDLARIEAFFKYQKKMVPFPNYLSPEVVAGKKIEDWHATSLAQQFGLQSIPFYVLVNKEGNIDSIFHFRLDPERVGGRLKELLGLKEVPDFSIKPAVIENPTIPRAFPTPPLEAPPTTPEPPAETPAKPATPAKNEGGSWLRKLDRQLATAWSALANHSFLAEEAAEVKDAAATPPEPNAYLAKPDLTSTQLTDWLLRMLDKPKTIQARPGFTAAIVDACDRILADKGAKESEQLLAIENKLAILHTAACNDDAIADEQLKEFVAALKDDTRPRVARETAFYLQERKVLDAAALTPEECAKLLPELQAYYGKEKLAAKHLRMASGTVELINKLADGDAREKHFTEFGTLFAKSSSKELARYGKKLAQKPETKESDLVGKPLELVGNLADGTPFAWEKYRGKVVIVDFWATWCGPCRKEMPNVKALREKLKDKGFEVVGVSVDKDEEALATYLEENEIPWETLAGEEAGELATKYGVRGIPTMMLVDQQGNVVAVAHNIAALAPQAEKLLAK; encoded by the coding sequence ATGGTTATTCGTTCTTCGCTTCTCGCCCGGTTTCTCTCGGTCGCGGTCTCGCTGGGCCTGTTCGGGGCTGGGCTCGTCATGACCGGCTGCAACACCGACGACGCCCCGGTGACCGCGAAAAACTCGAAGTTCAAGGTCAGCGACGACTCGGGCGAAAAAGGTGGCATGCCCCCGGCAACACCGCCGCAAGGTGCCGTGCCCGAACAGCCCGCCGCACCCATCACGCAACCACCCCTGACGCCCCCCGGCGAAGGAACACCGCCCGTCGGCCAGCCCCCGACAACACCTCCCGCCCTGCCCGCCAATGGCGTCGCCGAAGATAAAGACGGTTCGCTCACCCTCAGCGGCGAAGCTGCTCAGCTGGTCGAAGCGATCAATCAGTTGAAAAGTACCGAACCGCCGGGCAACACGCAGGAAGAGCAACTCGCCAACCTGGTGAAGTCGCAGCAGATCATCGTCGAACTCTCCCGCAGACTGTTGACGCTGAACAAGCATCCCAAGCTCGATCAGTTCGCTCTCAGCGAAGCCACGCAGGCCCTCGTCGCCCTGGCCGAATTGCGCGACCCCTCGGCCCCCACGCGGATGACCCTGTTCGCCGAAGAATTAAGCAAGCATCCGAATGCCGAAATGGCCCGCACCGGCCGCTTGATGCTCTTCAATACCGACATGATCGCCAAGCTGCAGGCCAACGAAAAAGTAGACACGGCCGTCGTGCTCAAGGGGATCGAAGATCTGCTGGAGAAAGATGGTGGCGATCAGCAGGTGTTCATGGTCTCGACGCGCGTCTGTCAATTCCTAAGCGAGCGTGGCGAAAGCGATGCCGCTGCCAAGGGCATGCGGATGATTGCCGCTTCGTACCAAGACAACGAAATGAAGGAATTAAGCGACGCCGCCAAGAGCCTGCTCGATTCGGCCAACGTCACCGAGTTGAATGTGCCCAGCATGCTCAACGATGTGTACGACAAAAAGGAAGGGGCCGAAGACCAACTGCTCGCCAAGTTGCAGGGGCTGTTCAAAGACAAGAACCCGAACCCCATCTTCATCGCCCCGGTCCTCGACGTAATCATGCGGTTCGAATTGCTCGGCAAGTCGGCATTGGTCGAGAAGATGTACGCGATGCTCGAAACCGCTTACAGCGGGCACGAGAACGACGAAGTGACCAAGCAACTGGCAGAGATCATCACCGGCGGTCGCAAGCGATATGCACTCGTCGGCCAACCCTTCGCGGCCGATGCTGTTACGGTTGAAGGCAAGAAGTTCGACCTGGCCGATTACAAAGGCAAGGTCCTGCTCGTCAATTTATGGGGCACCTTCTCGCCCCCCTCCATGGAAGAAATGCCCGTCCTCCGCAAACTGCATGAGGATCTGCGGGCCCAAGGGCTGGAAGTAATCGGCCTGGATCTGGATGTCGACCTCGCGCGAATCGAAGCCTTCTTCAAGTATCAAAAGAAGATGGTACCGTTCCCGAATTACCTCTCGCCCGAAGTGGTCGCCGGGAAGAAGATCGAAGATTGGCATGCAACCTCGCTGGCCCAGCAATTCGGGCTGCAATCGATTCCCTTCTATGTCCTGGTGAACAAGGAAGGGAATATCGATTCGATCTTCCACTTCCGGCTCGATCCTGAACGGGTGGGTGGTCGCTTGAAGGAACTGCTCGGGTTGAAAGAAGTGCCCGACTTCTCAATCAAGCCTGCCGTCATCGAGAATCCAACTATTCCGCGGGCGTTCCCCACTCCACCGCTCGAAGCGCCCCCCACAACTCCAGAACCACCGGCAGAGACACCCGCGAAGCCAGCTACCCCGGCGAAGAACGAAGGGGGCTCTTGGCTCCGTAAGCTCGATCGGCAATTGGCCACCGCCTGGTCAGCGCTGGCGAATCATTCGTTCTTGGCGGAAGAAGCGGCCGAAGTGAAGGATGCCGCCGCAACGCCGCCCGAGCCGAATGCCTACCTGGCGAAGCCGGACCTCACCAGCACGCAGCTGACCGATTGGCTGCTGCGAATGCTTGATAAGCCCAAGACGATTCAAGCGCGACCAGGCTTCACGGCGGCCATCGTCGATGCCTGCGATCGCATCCTCGCCGACAAGGGGGCGAAAGAATCGGAACAACTCCTGGCCATCGAAAACAAGCTCGCGATCCTGCACACCGCGGCCTGCAACGACGACGCCATCGCCGATGAGCAGCTAAAGGAGTTTGTTGCCGCGCTGAAGGACGATACTCGCCCGCGCGTCGCTCGCGAGACGGCCTTCTATCTGCAAGAACGAAAAGTGCTCGATGCTGCTGCCCTAACACCCGAAGAGTGCGCGAAGCTGCTTCCCGAGTTGCAAGCCTACTATGGAAAAGAGAAGTTAGCCGCCAAGCATTTGCGGATGGCCTCGGGCACCGTGGAACTAATCAACAAACTGGCCGACGGCGATGCTCGCGAAAAGCACTTCACCGAGTTCGGCACCCTGTTCGCCAAAAGCAGCAGTAAAGAATTGGCCCGCTATGGCAAGAAGCTCGCGCAAAAGCCCGAGACCAAGGAATCGGACCTGGTCGGCAAGCCGCTGGAACTCGTTGGGAATCTTGCGGATGGAACTCCCTTCGCCTGGGAAAAGTATCGCGGCAAAGTGGTGATCGTCGACTTCTGGGCCACCTGGTGCGGCCCCTGTCGCAAAGAGATGCCCAACGTCAAAGCCTTGCGTGAAAAGCTGAAGGACAAAGGCTTCGAGGTGGTTGGTGTGAGCGTCGACAAAGATGAGGAAGCACTCGCCACTTACCTCGAAGAGAACGAAATCCCCTGGGAAACATTGGCTGGCGAAGAAGCGGGCGAACTCGCCACCAAGTACGGTGTGCGCGGCATTCCGACGATGATGCTCGTCGATCAACAAGGGAATGTCGTCGCCGTGGCTCACAACATTGCCGCCCTCGCGCCCCAAGCGGAAAAACTGCTCGCCAAATAG